The Carnobacterium sp. 17-4 genome has a window encoding:
- a CDS encoding helix-hairpin-helix domain-containing protein, with amino-acid sequence MLKTSKDWLIKNRLFIEIGILSCLVLSILGIVLIFLKSTDTVEEPSAAMSYLESENLYSVTSIQAEKQSDSEPEIIYVDVKGEVYLPGVYEVTSDMRLIDAIELAGGFSDKANQNPVNLSLKLTDQMVIFIPKIGTVDEESGKLETSAAPIEEAVITVPQEDSEEATSGKININLADSIELQQLSGIGEKKAEQIMIYRKENGSFQKIEDLKNVSGIGEKTFEALRGNITVGDGE; translated from the coding sequence ATGTTGAAGACTAGCAAAGACTGGCTAATAAAAAATCGTTTATTTATTGAGATAGGTATTCTTAGCTGTCTAGTACTCAGTATACTTGGAATCGTTTTGATATTTTTGAAAAGTACAGATACTGTAGAAGAACCCTCAGCTGCGATGAGTTATTTGGAAAGTGAAAACTTGTATTCAGTAACATCAATTCAGGCTGAAAAACAATCAGATAGCGAACCAGAAATAATTTATGTAGATGTTAAGGGTGAGGTGTACCTGCCAGGGGTATATGAAGTGACAAGCGATATGAGGTTGATTGATGCTATTGAATTAGCTGGTGGTTTTAGTGACAAGGCTAATCAAAACCCTGTAAATTTATCTTTAAAGTTAACAGATCAAATGGTGATTTTTATTCCAAAAATTGGAACGGTTGATGAAGAATCTGGAAAACTAGAAACTTCAGCCGCTCCAATAGAAGAAGCTGTCATCACAGTTCCACAAGAAGATAGTGAAGAAGCAACGTCTGGAAAAATAAATATCAACCTCGCAGACTCAATTGAACTCCAACAATTGTCTGGAATAGGGGAGAAAAAAGCAGAACAAATCATGATCTATAGAAAAGAGAATGGTTCATTTCAAAAAATTGAAGACCTGAAAAATGTGTCCGGCATTGGTGAAAAAACTTTTGAGGCATTACGAGGAAACATTACTGTGGGCGATGGCGAATAA
- a CDS encoding ComE operon protein 2 yields the protein MNMTERIPWDQYFMSQSLLLSLRSTCARLTVGATIVREKRIIAGGYNGSVSGDAHCIDDGCYIVDGHCLRTIHAEMNAILQCAKFGAQTEGAEIYVTHFPCLQCTKMIIQAGITKINYLEDYHNNDYALKLIEQAHVQCQKVVLPKDFFQQLDFNTNAQTSLSQLNGRMPFQ from the coding sequence ATGAATATGACTGAACGTATACCATGGGATCAATATTTTATGTCTCAGAGTTTGTTGCTGTCTTTACGAAGTACATGTGCTCGATTAACTGTTGGAGCTACAATTGTAAGGGAAAAAAGAATTATTGCAGGAGGTTACAACGGTTCGGTAAGTGGGGATGCACATTGTATAGATGACGGTTGTTATATTGTTGACGGTCATTGTTTACGTACGATCCATGCTGAGATGAATGCGATTCTTCAATGTGCAAAATTTGGAGCGCAAACTGAAGGTGCAGAAATTTATGTTACTCATTTTCCCTGTTTACAGTGTACGAAAATGATTATTCAAGCGGGAATTACAAAAATAAATTATTTAGAGGATTATCATAATAATGATTACGCTTTAAAATTGATTGAACAAGCCCACGTTCAATGTCAAAAAGTAGTGCTTCCAAAAGATTTTTTCCAACAACTAGATTTCAATACGAATGCTCAAACTAGTTTAAGCCAACTTAATGGACGCATGCCATTCCAATAA
- a CDS encoding DNA internalization-related competence protein ComEC/Rec2 encodes MKGYVLFPAISSLLCATAILNPNWLSIFIFLIWLIRLLFTRRKKWLIYSFLFMSITVFFVGVEKYNNQTSLSMDTKDFLIEMDPNQLKIDGDQVQFYGTVNQAGETIKHSEKIVVFFRLSTKEEKEYWEKQQKITEFVVTGSLTKPEKNRNLNQFDYQRYLSHNKIHWILDATSIKAHSGTENKAFWDLFNLKNIRQNILVHVERKTTVTVSSYIKTLLFADTSSIDDQVMNGYKEIGIIHLLSISGLHIQFLIAGLTYILWRSGMTREHTYILLFIFLPIYGSLTGWGTSIFRAVVMSLISQTGLRIRKPISGLDAWSWTLIVGLWIDPYQVFSIGFQLSYLLSLALILFSTSLFNQSKYSIINNLYISFVLTLISIPVLSFHFFEFSWIGMFANLLFVPLFTWFIMPLMILLFFSSYIFSGTLFFHFLIDLAECSLGMIEWLVLKIRLFPYGTIVTGKVPLMLFIVTTMVLITFLIALEQQKKRKRVLMLLITVFIVFIQYQKYSPFGEVLILDVGQGDATLIKEPFGRGVYLIDTGGALAFEKEEWQIRKNQTTVSSRVLIPVIKSLGVTQLDQVLITHGDEDHMGELIELAQGIEIKELVFPIGTTKKQSFFDAAEALEKSGVALRAVSAKRAREQLFGPSLAVLWPLDNGEGENNDSLVLYGKIGQFNWLFTGDIEETGEAEVTALYPNLKVDILKVAHHGSQTSTSERFIQKIKPKTALISCGLNNRYNHPNEDVLERLASLNAMVYRTDLQGSFRYTYADYLHIGVEKDFQTILK; translated from the coding sequence GTGAAGGGATACGTTCTTTTTCCAGCTATTTCTTCTTTATTGTGTGCTACTGCTATTTTAAACCCTAATTGGTTGAGTATTTTTATATTCTTGATTTGGTTGATTCGATTGCTGTTTACACGTAGAAAGAAATGGCTCATTTATTCTTTTTTGTTCATGAGTATAACAGTTTTTTTTGTAGGGGTAGAAAAGTACAACAACCAAACGAGTCTTTCGATGGACACTAAAGATTTTTTGATTGAAATGGATCCCAATCAATTGAAAATCGATGGCGATCAAGTGCAATTTTACGGTACAGTTAATCAAGCTGGAGAAACGATAAAGCATTCTGAAAAAATTGTTGTTTTTTTTCGATTGTCTACTAAAGAAGAAAAAGAGTATTGGGAGAAACAACAAAAAATAACAGAGTTTGTAGTGACAGGATCTTTGACGAAACCTGAAAAAAATAGGAATTTAAATCAATTTGATTATCAGCGTTATTTGTCTCATAACAAAATTCATTGGATTTTAGATGCAACATCAATTAAGGCGCACTCTGGAACTGAGAATAAGGCTTTTTGGGATCTATTTAACTTGAAAAATATCAGACAAAATATCCTGGTTCATGTTGAACGTAAAACAACAGTTACTGTGTCGAGTTACATTAAAACCTTATTATTCGCAGATACTAGTTCTATTGATGATCAAGTAATGAATGGATACAAAGAAATTGGAATCATCCATTTATTGAGTATTTCAGGCTTACATATCCAATTTTTAATAGCTGGGCTGACGTACATCTTATGGAGAAGCGGGATGACACGTGAGCACACGTATATCCTTTTATTTATTTTTCTTCCTATATACGGAAGTTTGACCGGTTGGGGAACCAGTATTTTTAGAGCTGTTGTGATGAGTTTGATCAGTCAGACAGGTTTACGGATTCGTAAACCTATTTCCGGCCTGGACGCATGGTCATGGACGTTGATTGTCGGACTTTGGATAGATCCTTATCAAGTATTCTCTATTGGTTTTCAATTGAGTTATCTACTCAGTTTAGCACTAATTTTATTTTCAACATCGTTGTTTAACCAATCAAAATATAGCATTATAAATAACTTATACATCTCTTTTGTTTTAACACTTATTTCTATACCGGTTCTCAGTTTCCATTTTTTTGAGTTTTCGTGGATTGGAATGTTTGCTAATTTGCTTTTTGTTCCATTATTTACTTGGTTCATTATGCCCTTGATGATTCTATTGTTTTTTAGTTCCTATATTTTTTCGGGAACACTATTTTTTCACTTTCTTATAGACTTAGCGGAATGTTCGTTGGGAATGATTGAATGGCTGGTATTAAAAATCAGACTTTTTCCATATGGTACGATTGTTACCGGAAAAGTTCCTTTGATGTTATTTATTGTAACGACGATGGTATTAATTACGTTTCTGATAGCATTAGAACAGCAAAAGAAACGGAAACGAGTTCTTATGTTGTTGATAACTGTTTTTATAGTCTTTATTCAGTATCAAAAATACAGTCCATTTGGAGAAGTTTTGATACTAGATGTAGGCCAGGGAGATGCGACTTTAATTAAAGAGCCTTTTGGAAGAGGTGTCTACCTAATAGACACGGGCGGAGCACTAGCATTTGAAAAAGAAGAATGGCAAATAAGAAAAAATCAGACAACTGTTTCAAGCCGTGTGTTAATCCCGGTGATCAAGTCTCTAGGCGTAACACAATTAGACCAAGTGTTGATTACGCATGGTGACGAGGATCATATGGGTGAATTAATTGAACTAGCTCAAGGTATCGAAATTAAAGAGCTTGTTTTCCCAATAGGGACAACTAAAAAACAATCATTTTTTGATGCAGCTGAAGCATTAGAAAAAAGTGGTGTGGCTTTACGTGCAGTTAGCGCTAAACGAGCACGAGAGCAACTTTTTGGACCTTCTTTAGCTGTTTTGTGGCCCTTAGACAATGGTGAAGGAGAAAACAACGATTCGCTTGTATTGTATGGGAAAATTGGTCAGTTTAATTGGCTTTTCACAGGGGACATAGAAGAGACGGGGGAAGCCGAAGTAACAGCTCTTTACCCCAATCTAAAAGTGGATATTTTAAAAGTAGCACATCATGGAAGCCAAACGTCAACTAGTGAAAGGTTTATTCAAAAAATTAAGCCAAAAACAGCTTTGATATCTTGTGGGTTAAACAATCGCTACAATCACCCAAATGAGGATGTGCTAGAACGTTTGGCTTCATTAAATGCAATGGTCTACCGAACAGATCTGCAAGGAAGTTTTAGGTATACCTATGCTGATTATTTACACATAGGGGTAGAAAAAGACTTTCAAACGATTTTAAAATAA
- the holA gene encoding DNA polymerase III subunit delta: MQNQFHFFGDRRLVFVDRPVFLTGDKTKLKVEHDVKWLESYLTHPSESTTLVFFAPYEKLDERKKITKLLKKTATIIEVNALSEKDMRKYIKDTIANEEYRYSPEAFELFIQLTDAKLSVAMGELPKLFIYAQDTKFITLDAVQELVAKSLEQNIFALNEYVLKKDVGQALNLYQDLLLQKEDPIKINAIMTSQFRLLIQVKILEKKGYQQGDIAKQLKTHPYRVKLAIQQMRKIEEHSLIEAYNGLIDAEYRLKTGKGDKEMQFELFVLQYAQKKATNRDQYKRLK; encoded by the coding sequence ATGCAGAATCAATTCCATTTTTTTGGCGATCGCCGTCTCGTTTTTGTAGACAGACCGGTCTTTTTAACGGGAGATAAAACAAAGTTAAAGGTAGAACATGATGTGAAATGGTTAGAAAGTTATTTAACTCATCCTTCTGAATCAACGACACTTGTATTCTTTGCCCCTTATGAAAAATTAGATGAACGGAAAAAAATAACTAAGTTACTAAAAAAAACAGCTACCATAATAGAAGTAAATGCATTATCAGAAAAAGATATGCGAAAATACATTAAAGATACTATTGCAAATGAAGAGTACCGTTATTCCCCAGAAGCGTTTGAATTATTTATTCAATTAACAGATGCGAAATTATCTGTAGCGATGGGAGAATTGCCTAAACTTTTTATTTATGCCCAAGATACTAAATTTATTACACTAGATGCGGTTCAAGAATTAGTGGCTAAGTCGTTAGAACAAAATATTTTTGCGCTAAATGAATACGTTTTGAAAAAAGACGTAGGACAAGCGCTTAATTTATACCAAGATTTATTACTACAAAAAGAAGACCCTATTAAAATAAATGCGATTATGACCTCTCAATTTAGATTACTGATCCAAGTCAAAATTTTAGAAAAGAAAGGCTATCAGCAAGGGGATATTGCTAAACAATTAAAAACGCATCCCTATCGTGTGAAATTAGCTATTCAACAAATGAGGAAAATTGAGGAGCATTCGCTGATCGAAGCGTATAATGGATTGATTGATGCTGAGTATCGATTGAAGACAGGAAAAGGCGATAAAGAAATGCAATTTGAATTATTCGTTCTGCAGTATGCGCAAAAAAAGGCAACGAACAGAGACCAATACAAGCGTTTAAAATAA
- the rpsT gene encoding 30S ribosomal protein S20 codes for MPNIESAIKRVRTSEKSAVQNNVQKSSMRTAIKKYAQSIEAGNENSEQLLKEAIKAIDMAASKGLIHKNKANRDKSRLTAKLAK; via the coding sequence ATGCCAAACATCGAATCTGCAATCAAACGTGTTCGTACTTCTGAAAAATCAGCTGTACAAAACAACGTTCAAAAAAGTTCAATGCGTACTGCTATTAAAAAATATGCTCAATCTATTGAAGCAGGTAACGAAAATTCTGAACAATTACTTAAAGAAGCAATCAAAGCAATTGACATGGCTGCATCTAAAGGATTGATTCATAAAAATAAAGCTAACCGTGACAAATCTCGTTTAACTGCTAAATTAGCTAAATAA
- the uvrB gene encoding excinuclease ABC subunit UvrB, which translates to MPKDQFELVSKYQPSGDQPDAIKKLIKGIEAGEKEQTLLGATGTGKTFTVSNVIKEVNKPTLVIAHNKTLAGQLYGEFKEFFPDNAVEYFVSYYDYYQPEAYVPSSDTFIEKESSVNDEIDKLRHSATSALLERRDVIVVASVSCIYGLVNPEDYRDHVLSLRVGTEMNRDEMLRRLVDMQFERNDIDFQRGRFRVRGDVVEIFLASRDSEAIRVEFFGDEIDRIREVDVLTGEIKADVQHVPIFPATHFVANDEQTRSAIKNIQEELEERLKVLRAEDKLIEAQRLEQRTNYDLEMLLEMGYCSGIENYSRHMDGRKPGEAPYTLIDFFPDDFLIVIDESHITMSQIRGMYNGDRARKSQLIEYGFRLPSALDNRPLRLEEFENHVNQIMYISATPGPYELERAPEVIEQIIRPTGLLDPIIEVRPIKGQIDDLIGEINERTEKNERVFITTLTKKMSEDLTDYLKEVGIKVAYLHSEIKTLERTEIIRNLRLGVYDVLIGINLLREGIDVPEVSLVIILDADKEGFLRSERSLVQTIGRAARNENGKVIMYADRITDSMRAAISETERRRETQEEYNEKHGITPKTIIKDIRDLISITSVVKGEDEGASGLENIAKMTREQRLELIDGMEVEMKVAAKELNFEKAANIRDMILEITAQYKLK; encoded by the coding sequence ATGCCAAAAGACCAATTTGAACTGGTTTCTAAATACCAGCCTAGTGGTGATCAGCCGGATGCCATAAAAAAATTAATTAAAGGTATCGAAGCTGGAGAGAAAGAACAAACCTTATTAGGTGCCACAGGAACCGGAAAAACATTTACGGTCTCAAATGTCATTAAGGAAGTAAATAAGCCAACATTAGTTATTGCACACAATAAAACATTAGCAGGTCAATTATATGGTGAATTTAAAGAATTCTTTCCTGATAACGCTGTAGAGTATTTTGTTAGCTATTATGACTACTATCAACCAGAAGCGTATGTTCCTTCAAGTGATACCTTTATTGAAAAAGAATCAAGTGTTAACGATGAGATAGATAAACTGCGTCATTCCGCAACGAGCGCATTGCTAGAACGAAGAGATGTCATTGTAGTAGCTTCTGTTTCGTGTATCTATGGACTGGTTAACCCTGAGGACTATCGAGATCATGTTCTGTCTTTACGTGTAGGTACTGAAATGAATCGTGATGAGATGTTACGTCGTTTAGTCGACATGCAATTTGAACGTAACGATATTGACTTTCAACGCGGACGCTTTCGTGTTAGAGGAGATGTAGTGGAAATTTTCTTAGCATCACGTGACAGTGAAGCAATACGTGTCGAGTTCTTTGGAGATGAAATTGATCGTATTAGAGAAGTAGATGTTTTAACAGGTGAAATCAAGGCCGATGTTCAACATGTTCCTATTTTTCCGGCCACTCACTTTGTAGCGAACGATGAACAAACAAGATCGGCTATAAAAAATATCCAAGAAGAACTAGAAGAGCGATTAAAAGTTTTACGGGCTGAAGATAAATTAATCGAAGCTCAACGGTTAGAACAGCGAACAAACTATGATTTGGAAATGTTGTTGGAAATGGGGTATTGTTCAGGAATTGAAAATTACTCTAGACACATGGATGGGCGTAAACCTGGTGAAGCACCGTATACGTTAATTGATTTCTTCCCGGATGATTTTCTGATTGTCATAGATGAGTCTCATATCACGATGTCTCAAATTAGAGGGATGTATAACGGCGATAGAGCTAGAAAATCACAATTGATTGAGTATGGTTTCAGATTGCCAAGTGCTTTGGATAACCGTCCGCTTCGTCTGGAAGAATTTGAAAACCACGTAAATCAAATTATGTATATTTCGGCAACGCCAGGACCTTATGAATTGGAACGCGCTCCAGAAGTTATTGAACAAATCATTCGCCCTACAGGATTATTAGATCCAATTATAGAAGTGCGACCAATCAAAGGTCAAATTGATGATTTGATTGGTGAAATAAATGAACGAACCGAAAAAAATGAGCGAGTATTTATTACTACGTTAACTAAAAAAATGTCAGAAGATCTAACGGATTACTTGAAAGAGGTTGGAATTAAAGTTGCCTACTTGCATAGTGAGATAAAGACATTAGAACGAACCGAGATAATTCGAAATCTGCGTTTAGGCGTATACGACGTGTTGATTGGTATCAACTTGCTGCGTGAAGGTATCGATGTCCCAGAAGTATCATTGGTTATTATTTTAGATGCAGATAAAGAAGGATTCTTAAGAAGCGAACGTTCACTTGTACAGACGATTGGTAGGGCTGCACGTAATGAAAACGGGAAAGTCATTATGTATGCGGACCGTATCACAGACTCTATGAGAGCCGCTATATCAGAGACTGAGAGACGTCGTGAAACGCAAGAAGAATACAATGAAAAACATGGCATCACACCTAAAACAATTATCAAAGATATTCGTGACTTGATCTCGATTACTTCAGTAGTTAAAGGCGAGGACGAGGGAGCATCTGGCTTAGAAAACATTGCTAAGATGACAAGAGAGCAACGTCTAGAGTTGATTGATGGTATGGAAGTAGAAATGAAAGTAGCAGCAAAAGAATTAAACTTCGAAAAAGCAGCTAATATAAGAGACATGATCTTAGAAATAACTGCACAGTACAAATTAAAATAA
- the rpsO gene encoding 30S ribosomal protein S15: MSISKERKNEIIKEYAIHEGDTGSPEVQVAVLTAEINHLNEHARVHKKDHHSYRGLMKKIGHRRNLLAYLRNKDITRYRELIQRLGLRR; the protein is encoded by the coding sequence ATGTCAATTTCTAAAGAACGCAAAAATGAGATCATCAAAGAATACGCAATCCACGAAGGAGATACAGGTTCTCCCGAAGTACAAGTTGCTGTATTAACAGCTGAAATCAACCATTTAAACGAACACGCACGTGTTCACAAAAAAGACCACCATTCTTACCGTGGACTTATGAAAAAAATTGGTCACCGTCGTAACTTGCTTGCGTACTTACGCAACAAAGATATTACTCGTTACCGTGAATTGATTCAAAGATTAGGTCTACGTCGTTAA
- the pnp gene encoding polyribonucleotide nucleotidyltransferase has product MTEKQVFTKEWAGRTLEIEVGQLAKQANGAALIRYNDTVVLSAAVASKKAKDVDFFPLTVNYDEKMYSVGKIPGGFIKREARPSEAATLTARLIDRPIRPMFAEGFRNEVQITNTVMSVDQNCSPAFSAMFGSSLSLAISDIPFNGPIASVDVGRVDGEYIINPTLEQEALSDIHLTVAGTKDAINMVESGAAEVSEEDMLGALMFGHEAIQELVAFQEEIVAAVGKEKMTIQLLQIDADLEKEVNDAFQTKMIAAIQTEEKLAREENIEAVKEEAMTFYEEKYQDNDEAKRINKEVKQIVEDMEKNEVRRLITVDKIRPDGRKIDEIRSLASEIGLLPRAHGSGLFTRGQTQALSIATLAPLGEHQIIDGLGIENSKRFIHHYNFPQYSVGSTGPSRGPGRREIGHGALGERALAQVIPSEEDFPYMIRLVAEVLESNGSSSQASICAGTLALMDAGVPIKAPVAGIAMGLVKEGENYTVLTDIQGLEDHLGDMDFKVAGTSKGITALQMDIKIEGITQQILEEALTQAKKARMEILDELISTIAEPHEELSAYAPKIEMMQIKPEKIKVVIGRGGDQINAIIEETGVKIDIDQEGNISIASEDAAMIRRAKEIIEELTKDIEVGKIYSGKVKRIEKFGAFVEIAKGKDGLVHISELANERVAKVEDVLTLGEVMDVKVIEIDKQGRINLSRKVLLTTEEA; this is encoded by the coding sequence ATGACAGAGAAACAAGTTTTTACTAAAGAATGGGCAGGTCGCACATTAGAAATTGAAGTTGGACAATTAGCAAAACAAGCTAATGGTGCAGCATTGATTCGCTATAACGATACTGTAGTGCTATCTGCAGCAGTAGCTAGCAAAAAAGCGAAAGACGTAGATTTCTTTCCTTTGACAGTAAATTACGATGAAAAAATGTATTCAGTCGGTAAAATCCCAGGTGGTTTTATTAAGAGAGAAGCACGCCCAAGTGAAGCGGCTACTTTAACAGCTCGATTAATTGACCGTCCGATTCGTCCGATGTTTGCAGAAGGATTTCGTAATGAAGTTCAAATTACAAATACAGTGATGTCTGTAGATCAAAACTGTTCACCAGCTTTTTCAGCAATGTTTGGTTCTTCTTTATCACTTGCTATTTCAGATATTCCGTTTAACGGACCGATTGCAAGTGTTGATGTAGGCCGTGTAGACGGAGAATACATCATTAATCCAACTCTTGAGCAAGAAGCATTATCAGACATTCATTTAACAGTTGCAGGAACTAAAGATGCCATTAATATGGTCGAAAGTGGAGCTGCTGAAGTTTCAGAAGAAGATATGCTTGGTGCTTTAATGTTTGGTCATGAAGCAATTCAAGAATTAGTTGCTTTCCAAGAAGAAATCGTAGCGGCTGTTGGAAAAGAAAAAATGACTATTCAATTGTTGCAAATTGATGCAGATTTAGAAAAAGAAGTCAACGATGCTTTCCAAACTAAAATGATTGCTGCAATTCAAACCGAAGAAAAATTAGCTCGTGAAGAAAATATCGAAGCGGTTAAAGAAGAAGCAATGACTTTTTATGAAGAAAAATATCAAGACAATGATGAAGCTAAACGAATCAATAAAGAAGTAAAACAAATTGTTGAAGACATGGAAAAGAATGAAGTCCGTCGTTTGATTACAGTTGACAAAATTAGACCAGATGGTCGTAAAATTGATGAAATTCGTTCTTTAGCTTCAGAAATTGGACTATTGCCAAGAGCACATGGTTCTGGTTTATTCACTCGTGGACAAACTCAAGCATTGTCTATAGCTACTTTAGCACCATTAGGCGAACATCAAATTATTGATGGTCTAGGAATTGAAAACAGCAAACGATTCATCCATCACTACAATTTCCCTCAATACTCTGTTGGAAGTACTGGACCATCACGTGGACCAGGTCGTCGTGAAATTGGACATGGAGCATTAGGAGAACGTGCATTAGCACAAGTTATTCCAAGTGAAGAAGATTTCCCATACATGATTCGTTTAGTTGCTGAAGTTTTAGAGTCAAATGGTTCTTCATCACAAGCAAGTATTTGTGCAGGCACTTTAGCTTTAATGGATGCAGGTGTTCCAATCAAAGCTCCAGTAGCTGGTATTGCAATGGGACTTGTTAAAGAAGGCGAAAACTATACTGTCTTAACAGATATTCAAGGTTTAGAAGATCATTTAGGCGATATGGACTTTAAAGTAGCAGGTACTAGCAAAGGAATCACGGCTCTTCAAATGGATATTAAAATTGAAGGTATCACACAACAAATTTTAGAAGAAGCGTTAACTCAAGCTAAAAAAGCTAGAATGGAAATTCTTGATGAATTGATTTCTACAATTGCTGAGCCTCATGAAGAATTAAGTGCCTACGCTCCTAAAATTGAAATGATGCAAATTAAACCGGAAAAAATTAAAGTTGTTATTGGCCGCGGTGGTGACCAAATCAATGCTATTATTGAAGAAACCGGCGTTAAAATTGATATCGATCAAGAAGGAAATATCAGTATTGCATCTGAAGACGCAGCTATGATTAGACGCGCTAAAGAAATTATTGAAGAATTAACGAAAGATATCGAAGTCGGTAAAATTTATTCAGGAAAAGTAAAACGAATTGAAAAATTCGGAGCTTTTGTTGAAATTGCTAAAGGAAAAGATGGATTAGTTCATATTTCTGAATTAGCTAACGAACGTGTCGCTAAAGTTGAAGATGTTTTGACTTTAGGCGAAGTAATGGACGTTAAAGTTATCGAAATCGATAAACAAGGAAGAATTAATCTTTCTCGTAAAGTGTTGTTAACAACTGAAGAAGCTTAA
- a CDS encoding alpha/beta hydrolase, with amino-acid sequence MKRIYKILIGCFIFFILVLLGSLFFVQSKTYQPLSEALNETESTNQYTVEESQDAIIFKPLNEQQSTSVLFYQGGLVEEKSYSSIAAKLAAKGYPVYLVKHALNLAVTDANKAKTIITDEEIQNFVIGGHSLGGVMASRFANEGYSESLKGVFLLASYPDEKGRLDKLPISVLSLIGSNDGVVDEEAFELGKNHLPATTLFYTIEGGNHAGFGDYGDQEGDLPATISSEQQQEQTVDQLVKWLRNIDENE; translated from the coding sequence ATGAAGCGTATCTATAAAATTTTAATTGGTTGTTTCATTTTCTTCATCTTGGTTCTATTAGGCAGTTTATTTTTTGTGCAATCTAAAACATATCAACCTTTAAGCGAAGCATTGAATGAAACAGAGTCTACTAATCAATACACGGTTGAAGAATCTCAAGATGCGATTATTTTCAAGCCATTAAATGAGCAACAATCTACTTCTGTCCTCTTTTATCAAGGGGGTCTTGTAGAAGAAAAAAGTTACAGTTCCATTGCGGCAAAACTCGCTGCAAAAGGATACCCCGTTTACCTGGTTAAGCATGCATTGAATCTTGCCGTTACCGATGCAAATAAAGCAAAAACCATTATCACTGATGAGGAGATTCAAAACTTTGTTATAGGTGGCCATTCCTTAGGTGGTGTGATGGCTAGTCGATTTGCTAATGAAGGTTATTCAGAATCCTTAAAAGGTGTTTTTCTACTAGCTAGTTACCCGGATGAAAAGGGTCGGTTAGATAAACTGCCTATTTCAGTTCTCTCCCTTATTGGTTCTAATGATGGCGTGGTGGATGAAGAGGCCTTTGAACTTGGCAAAAATCATTTACCTGCTACTACCCTATTCTACACTATTGAAGGGGGCAATCATGCTGGTTTTGGCGATTATGGAGATCAAGAGGGAGATCTCCCTGCCACCATTTCATCCGAACAACAGCAAGAACAGACAGTTGACCAACTAGTAAAATGGTTAAGAAACATTGACGAAAATGAATAG